The genomic stretch CGGTGGCCGGCGTCAGCGGCGCGATTGGCAGCGCCGTCATCAGCGCCTGGGGCGGCCCCAAACGCAAAGTGCACGGCGTGCTTTGGGGCTGGGCCGTGATTGGCCTCTGCCAGTTCTTTCTTGGCTTCAACCTGTCTTTCTGGTTTTGGGTCGTCGTCATTTCGTTCGCCGAGTTTGTGAACCCGATGCTCAACGCCTCGAACCAGGCCATCTGGCAGGCCAAGGTTGCGCCCGACGTTCAGGGCCGGGTGTTCTCAACGCGACGACTCATTGGTCAGTTGGCCGGGCCGCTGGCGACGCTCATGACCGGGCCGCTGGCCGACAAAGTTTTCGAGCCGGCTATGCAGGCGGGCGGGGGGCTGGCCGCCTCGTTTGGGTGGCTGGTGGGAACCGGCCCGGGCGCGGGCATGGGCCTGATCTTTGTGCTGAGTGGCGCTTTGCTGGTGGTTGCCAGCCTTCTGCCTTACGCCATCCCGGTCGTGCGCGAGGCCGAAGACCGACTGCCGGATCACGACGCTTTGAAAGCGCAAGTGGCTGATTGACTCAGCAAGAATTTCCAGATGATGGCCTTGCGCGAGCGCGGCATGACTGAAGCTGTGCGAAAGTGTGGGCTTTCGAGCTATCAACAAAGATGCGATCTATTGTAAAGCGTTAGCAGAGAGGTTGCTATGATCACCAAAATCTGTAACTACCAACCCGGCGATGAACCGGCGATACTCGAATTGTTCAGGGCCGCCGATGAGATGGACAAAGTCGAGCGGGGCATGTCGGCAATTGACTTGCAGGAATGGATGACAGCGCCCCACATCAATCCGTCAACCGACTTTTTCATTGCCAGGGCTGACGGCCATCCGGTCGGTTTTATCGGCGTGGATTCTTTGCCCGGCCAGTGCGAGGCGCATTACGCATTTTGTAATGGCGTCGTCCATCCCGACAATCGCCGACAAGGTGTTGGCGCGCCACAGATGCAAACGGCTGAAACTCGCGCCCTTGAAATCATGCGCGACTTCCCGCCTGGCTTGCCGAAGAAGCTCAATGTGTTTTGCCGCGATACTCAGACGACGGTTAAAGCGTTGTTTGAGGCGCGGGGCATGACTCCAGCTCGCTACTTTCTCACCATGCAATGCGATTTGAGGACTGAACTGCCGATCGCGCCTGTGCCTGACGGCCTGGTCATTCGCCAGTTCCGGCCCGGAGATGGAGAGGCGGCTTACGCCGCCTTTGAGGAAGCCTTCCAGGATCATTGGGGCTACGAGCCGCTCCCTCTGGAAGTGTTCCGGCACGATTTTCTCGACGCTCCGCACTTCCGGCCCGAGTTGTGGTTGCTGGCCTGGGATGGCGATCAGGCCGCCGGGTTCAACTTCAACTTCGTTAATCCGGGCTACATCGAGCGGGTGGGTCGCAAAGAGGGCCACGTGGCTGAAGTGGGCGTGCGCCGACCCTGGCGCAAGCGCGGCCTGGCCACGGCGCTCCTGACCCAGACCCTGCGCCTCTTGCGCGAAGCTGGAATGGATTATGCCCTGCTTGGCGTGGACGCTGAAAATCCATATCAGGCCGGACGACTCTACGAAAACGTCGGCTTCCGCGAAACCCGGCGGAATGTGGTGTATCGCAAAACGCTGGAGTAAAACGACAAACGTCAAACATCTCGTTTGTCGTTTGACGGGTCTTTGAAATTTATGCTCACCTCAAAACGCCGTCTTCTGACTCGCCCCCTCCTGGTCTTCATGGGAACCATGATCCTGGCCAACGTCGCCGGGCACATGTACCAGTTTCTACTGCCGTTGTACGTCCAGTCGCTGGGCGCAAACATCAGCCAGGTCGGGCTGTTCTTCACTGTCGGCGCGATTGCGCCGCTGGCCTTTCAAATTCTCGGCGGCTGGCTGTCCGATTCAATTGGGCGATTGCAAGCCATTGCCATCGGCAGTCTGGCCGGGGCGGCCGGGTACGTCGTCTTCCTCGTCGCCCCATCCTGGCACTGGCTGTTGATCTCGACGGTGGCCGGGGCGATGGCTCACGCCTTTGTTGCGCCGAGTTACCAGGCCTTCATCGCCGAGCAATCCACCGAAGAGACTCGCGGCCAGGTGTATGGCCTGGCCGAGGGCCTGTTCATGGTTGTCGGCGTGGTGGGGCCGCCCCTCGGCGGCTACGTGTCGGAACACTATGGCTACAAAGTATTGTTCGCCGCCGCCGGCCTGCTCTACACAATCGCCACCATCATCCGCCTGTTCATGGCTCGCACTGCTCATCGCACCGAAAAAGAAACAGCCAGCCATCGTGAAAGGCCGTCGCTGGCTGGTTTGAAAAATAGCCTGCTGGCCCTCACCGCCCTGATCACCGCTGGCGGCATCGTCACCTGGATCATGATCTCTGACGGCGTGCGCGACGTGTCTTACCGGCTGGCCTTTGAGCTTCAGCCGTTGTACATGCAAAACATCGCCGGACTGTCTAACTCACAAATCGGCTGGCTGGCCTCGATCTCTTCCGTCATGACAATGTTGCTGATGACTCCCGCCGGTTGGCTCTCGGACAAGAAAGGGGAGCGGGTCGGAATCGTCGGCGGCTTCCTGCTCATCGTCGCCGGCATGGCCGTCTTCCTCAACAGCAACCTCTTCGCCGGGTTCGCCGTTGCCTGGGTCATGTTCGGCATCGCCGAAGCCCTCATCGGCCCGGCTTACAACTCGCTCATCTCCAAAGCCGTGCCGGAAAAATTGCGCGGCACGGCCTTCGGCGTATTCTCCACCAGCCTCGGCCTGATCTCACTGCCCGCGCCCTTCGTCGGCGCGCTGTTGTGGGAACGCTTCGGGCCGCAAGTGCCATTCTACGTGCCCATCGTCGCCACCCTGATCCTGTTGCCTGTGATGTGGATCAAATTCAAATTGCCAAAGGCCGAAACGGACGATAAGATCATTCAGGAAGAGGTTCTTGTTTCTGAAGGAGGCTGATATGGGCGACTGGCTGGATGAGATCATCGAGAAGGCGAAGGCTGAAGGCCACTTCGACAACCTGCCCGGCCACGGCAAGCCGCTGAAGTTAGATGACGGCGCGCACGAAGACCCGGCCATGCGCCTGGCGAATCGCATTCTGAAAGACAACGGCTTTCTGTGGCCGTGGATCGAAGAACGACAGGAAATTGAGGGGGCGATTGAAGCGGCTCTGGCCGAGTTAACTGCCGCCCATCACACGGCGGCTGAAACGGGGCAACCGTCACTGCCGGGGGAAGCCGTCGCTTCCTTTCGCCAGAAAGTTGTAACCCTCAATCGCCGCATCGCCGCTCACAATCTCAAAGTTCCCTCACCGGGTTTCCAACGCCTGCCGCTGGATGCTGAAAAAGAAATCGCTAGCGTCGTTTAGGTGACTGTCACTGGCTTCGAGTGTTCGAAATCTCGCGAGCTTGTAGCCAGTGACAGTCACCTTTGTCACTACCTTCGGCCTGTCTTTGCTCCAGACTTTGCCGGGCAAAAGCCACATACGGGGCTTCCTCTGCTAAAATCAGAGCGACACTCATCCCTCTGGAGTTTAGCGATGCTCCGCAACCTGCTTCTCTACCTCTCTCATTCCAAAACTGCCCGCACTCTCATCACTCAATTTCCCGTCGCTCGCGCCGTGTCGTCCCGCTTCGTGGCCGGCGAAACGATCCCCGACGCTGTCCGCGCCATCCGTGAACTCAAAGCGCGTGGCATGATGGCGACCGCCGATCATCTCGGCGAGAACGTCACCACCGAAGCCGAGGCCGCCCATGCCGCCGACGATTGCATTCGACTGTTGAACGAAGTCTCGACGGATGGGATTCATTCGCACGTCTCGATCAAGCTCACCCAGTTCGGCCTCGACTTGGGCGATGAGGTGGCCTTTGCCAACCTGCGCCGGGTGCTGGACAGGGCCAGAGCCGCCAACACCTTTGTCCGCGTGGACATGGAAGGCACCGAATACACCGACCGCACGCTGGCGCTGGTGCGGGCGGCGAAGGATGCCGGCTACAACAACGCCGGCACGGTCATTCAATCTTACTTGT from Chloroflexota bacterium encodes the following:
- a CDS encoding proline dehydrogenase family protein, giving the protein MLRNLLLYLSHSKTARTLITQFPVARAVSSRFVAGETIPDAVRAIRELKARGMMATADHLGENVTTEAEAAHAADDCIRLLNEVSTDGIHSHVSIKLTQFGLDLGDEVAFANLRRVLDRARAANTFVRVDMEGTEYTDRTLALVRAAKDAGYNNAGTVIQSYLYRSEKDVAALVEDGIRVRLCKGAYKEPPDKAFPDKKDVDANYVKLAGMLLAATKQNPALYPAIATHDEKMVAAAKSFAAANQVPRTSFEFQMLYGIRRELQEALVKEGYNVRIYVPYGTEWYPYFMRRLAERPANLWFFVSNFFRR
- a CDS encoding DUF1992 domain-containing protein translates to MGDWLDEIIEKAKAEGHFDNLPGHGKPLKLDDGAHEDPAMRLANRILKDNGFLWPWIEERQEIEGAIEAALAELTAAHHTAAETGQPSLPGEAVASFRQKVVTLNRRIAAHNLKVPSPGFQRLPLDAEKEIASVV
- a CDS encoding GNAT family N-acetyltransferase yields the protein MITKICNYQPGDEPAILELFRAADEMDKVERGMSAIDLQEWMTAPHINPSTDFFIARADGHPVGFIGVDSLPGQCEAHYAFCNGVVHPDNRRQGVGAPQMQTAETRALEIMRDFPPGLPKKLNVFCRDTQTTVKALFEARGMTPARYFLTMQCDLRTELPIAPVPDGLVIRQFRPGDGEAAYAAFEEAFQDHWGYEPLPLEVFRHDFLDAPHFRPELWLLAWDGDQAAGFNFNFVNPGYIERVGRKEGHVAEVGVRRPWRKRGLATALLTQTLRLLREAGMDYALLGVDAENPYQAGRLYENVGFRETRRNVVYRKTLE
- a CDS encoding MFS transporter, producing MLTSKRRLLTRPLLVFMGTMILANVAGHMYQFLLPLYVQSLGANISQVGLFFTVGAIAPLAFQILGGWLSDSIGRLQAIAIGSLAGAAGYVVFLVAPSWHWLLISTVAGAMAHAFVAPSYQAFIAEQSTEETRGQVYGLAEGLFMVVGVVGPPLGGYVSEHYGYKVLFAAAGLLYTIATIIRLFMARTAHRTEKETASHRERPSLAGLKNSLLALTALITAGGIVTWIMISDGVRDVSYRLAFELQPLYMQNIAGLSNSQIGWLASISSVMTMLLMTPAGWLSDKKGERVGIVGGFLLIVAGMAVFLNSNLFAGFAVAWVMFGIAEALIGPAYNSLISKAVPEKLRGTAFGVFSTSLGLISLPAPFVGALLWERFGPQVPFYVPIVATLILLPVMWIKFKLPKAETDDKIIQEEVLVSEGG